Within Sulfurihydrogenibium subterraneum DSM 15120, the genomic segment AGAGCTGCTTTATGCACTAACGAGTTTATGGCAAGGATGGCAAGGTCTCATAACGACGCAAACGTTTTGGCACTTGGTCAAAGGGTTATCGGTTTAGACCATGCACTTGCGATAGTTGACGTATTTTTAGAAACTCCTTTTGAAGGTGGAAGACACGAAAGAAGAGTAAAGCTTATCTTAGATATTGAAGAAGGAAAGATTTAAATTCGGAGGTATGAAATTGTTAGAAAATCTTAAAAACACTGACCCAGAGGTTTATAAAGCAGTTTCTTTAGAGTTTAAGAGACAGCAAGAACACCTTGAAATGATAGCATCAGAAAACTACACTTCTCAAGCTGTAATGGAAGCTCAAGGAAGCGTCCTAACTAACAAGTATGCAGAAGGACTACCTCACAAAAGGTACTACGGTGGGTGTGAGTACGTAGACATAGTAGAAGACCTTGCGATAGAAAGACTAAAAAAACTCTACGGTGCAGACCACGCAAACGTCCAACCTCACTCAGGGTCTCAGGCTAATCAGGCTGTGTTTTTCTCTCAGCTCCAGCCTGGTGATACAATACTGGGAATGAGATTAGATCACGGTGGACACTTAACCCACGGTGCAAAAGTAAACGTATCAGGAGTTGTTTTTAACTCTGTTCAGTATGGATTAAATCCAAAAACAGAGCTTATAGATTACGATGAAGTTTATAGACTTGCAAAAGAGTACAAACCAAAACTTATAATTGCAGGAGCTTCCGCCTACTCTCGCATAATAGATTTTGCTAAATTTAGAGAGGTAGCTGACGAAGTAGGAGCTCTACTTATGGTAGATATGGCTCACTACTCTGGATTAATAGCAGGAGGAGTTTACCCTAACCCTGTTCCTTATGCCCAGTTTGTAACTTCAACAACCCATAAAACCCTAAGAGGTCCAAGAGGAGGATTTATACTCTGTAAAGAAGAGTACGCTAAGGATATAGACAAGTGGGTTTTCCCAAGACTTCAAGGTGGACCTTTGATGCATGTAATTGCAGCTAAAGCGGTTGCATTTAAAGAAGCTCTTTCTGATGAGTTTAAAAAGTATGCTCAGCAGGTTGTAAAAAACGCTCAAGTTTTAGCAGAAGAACTTATGGCACAGGGTCTTAGAATAGTATCTGGTGGAACTGACTCTCATATGATGCTTGTAGATTTAAGACCTCTAAACGTTAAAGGAAATCAGGCTGAAGAAGCTCTTGGAAAGGCAAATATTACAGTAAATAAAAACGCTATACCTTTTGACCCTGAAAAACCAGCTATCACCTCTGGAATAAGACTTGGAACTGCAGCCCTTACAACAAGAGGAATGAAGGAAAATGATATGAGAAGAATTGCTAAAAATATAGTTAAAGTACTGAAAAATCTTGATAATGAAAAAGTTATTCAAGAAGTAAAAGAAGATGTATTGTCTTTATGCTCATCTTATCCACTTTATCCAAACTGGTGGAAAGATTACGGTTATGGAGAATAATGAAACCAAAAGTAAAATCTCCACTTCTTCCAGAAGTTTTTAGGATTAAAAAGCTTCTTCGCAGTCTTAACTTACATACAGTCTGTGAGGAAGCTTCTTGTCCTAACATAGGAGATTGTTTTTCCAGAAAGACCGCAACCTTTATGATAATGGGTGATGTATGTACGAGAAACTGCCCATACTGTAATGTAAACCACGGAAAACCTCTTCCCTTAGACCCAGACGAACCTGAAAATATAGCCAAAGCAGTTAAAATGTTAGGTCTAAAACACGTAGTTATTACATCCGTAGATAGAGATGACCTTTTAGACGGTGGAGCTTCCCACTTTGCCAAAGTGATAGAGAAAGTAAGACAGATTAATCCAGATACAACCGTGGAAGTTTTAATACCAGATTTTAAAGGAAATCTTGAGTCGTTAAAAGTAGTAGTAAACTCTAAACCTGATGTTATTAACCATAACATTGAAACTGTAAAACAGCTTTACAAAAAAGTAAGACCTCAAGGAAATTATGAAAGGTCTTTAAAGATAATAAAAGCTGTAAAAGAGTTGGACAGCAGTGTCATTACAAAGTCTGGATTTATGCTTGGTTTAGGTGAAACAAAGCATCAGGTTATTGAGTTATTACAAGACTTAAAAAATCACGATTGTGATGTAATAACAATCGGACAGTACTTACAACCCTCCAAAAACCATCTTCCTGTGGAAAAGTACTACACAGAAGAAGAGTTTAAAGAGTTTGAAGAGATAGGCTATCAAATAGGATTTAAGCAGGTTTTTTCAGGTATCCTTGTAAGAAGCTCCTTTCATGCAGGAGAAGTTTACGAGAGAGTAAGGTTATAAAGCACATTTGGTGAGAAAGTTTTTATGTATAAAGTTTCAATTCTTATAGCTACTTACAACCAAGAAGATTATATAAAAGAAGCTGTAGAATCAGCTTTGTCTCAAGATTACACTAATATTGAAGTTATAGTATCCGATGATTGTTCTACAGATAAAACCATTGAAGTTTTAACAAGTATAAAAGACCCTCGATTAAAAGTATTCCGAAATGAGAAAAACATTGGAAGAATTCAAAATCATAGAAAACTTCTTTATGAGCTTGCATCTGGAGATTTAGTTGCCTTTTTAGATGGAGATGATTTTTATGTAGATAAAAGTTTTATATCAAAAGCTGTAAAGTTATTTGAGAAAGATAAAGAGATTGTATCCGTAATTGGTGGTTATAAAGACGTTTTTTACAATGGAGAAGAAAAAATTTTTAACTATGAAAAAGAAGATATTGTAAATGGTTTAGATATATTTTTGGGAAAGTATAGGGTAATGTATGCCCACGGCAGCTGGATATACAGAAGAAACCTAATTGAAAATTGTAACTTTTTTACTGGAAATGTAAAAATAGGAGATGATTTAGAAGGATGGTACGAATCACTTTTCTTTGGTAGAGTTGGAATTTTGCCTGTAATTGCTTTTGCCCATAGAATACACTTTGATAATGGAGTTGTAAAGGTTAATCCAGACCTACTATTAGAAGATTTGTTTTTATACGATGTGGTTGCAGATTTTGGCAAATCTTTTGGATTTGATGAAAATTTAATGGAACGGTGGAGGATATACAACACTTTAAAAAAGGCAGAAAGTTTTGTATCTTGGTCTATTAGCTTATACAGAAGGAAAATATACACAAAAGAATTTCTTTATAACCTTATTGAAAGTTTCATAGATAAATTTAGCCAAAAGTATGGTATGAATTTTACATTCAAAAAGAATCCAAAACTTTTGAGATTAGAATTAAACTTAAAGAGAATTAAATATAGGTTATAATATATCTTTAAA encodes:
- the glyA gene encoding serine hydroxymethyltransferase yields the protein MLENLKNTDPEVYKAVSLEFKRQQEHLEMIASENYTSQAVMEAQGSVLTNKYAEGLPHKRYYGGCEYVDIVEDLAIERLKKLYGADHANVQPHSGSQANQAVFFSQLQPGDTILGMRLDHGGHLTHGAKVNVSGVVFNSVQYGLNPKTELIDYDEVYRLAKEYKPKLIIAGASAYSRIIDFAKFREVADEVGALLMVDMAHYSGLIAGGVYPNPVPYAQFVTSTTHKTLRGPRGGFILCKEEYAKDIDKWVFPRLQGGPLMHVIAAKAVAFKEALSDEFKKYAQQVVKNAQVLAEELMAQGLRIVSGGTDSHMMLVDLRPLNVKGNQAEEALGKANITVNKNAIPFDPEKPAITSGIRLGTAALTTRGMKENDMRRIAKNIVKVLKNLDNEKVIQEVKEDVLSLCSSYPLYPNWWKDYGYGE
- the lipA gene encoding lipoyl synthase yields the protein MKPKVKSPLLPEVFRIKKLLRSLNLHTVCEEASCPNIGDCFSRKTATFMIMGDVCTRNCPYCNVNHGKPLPLDPDEPENIAKAVKMLGLKHVVITSVDRDDLLDGGASHFAKVIEKVRQINPDTTVEVLIPDFKGNLESLKVVVNSKPDVINHNIETVKQLYKKVRPQGNYERSLKIIKAVKELDSSVITKSGFMLGLGETKHQVIELLQDLKNHDCDVITIGQYLQPSKNHLPVEKYYTEEEFKEFEEIGYQIGFKQVFSGILVRSSFHAGEVYERVRL
- a CDS encoding glycosyltransferase family 2 protein, producing MYKVSILIATYNQEDYIKEAVESALSQDYTNIEVIVSDDCSTDKTIEVLTSIKDPRLKVFRNEKNIGRIQNHRKLLYELASGDLVAFLDGDDFYVDKSFISKAVKLFEKDKEIVSVIGGYKDVFYNGEEKIFNYEKEDIVNGLDIFLGKYRVMYAHGSWIYRRNLIENCNFFTGNVKIGDDLEGWYESLFFGRVGILPVIAFAHRIHFDNGVVKVNPDLLLEDLFLYDVVADFGKSFGFDENLMERWRIYNTLKKAESFVSWSISLYRRKIYTKEFLYNLIESFIDKFSQKYGMNFTFKKNPKLLRLELNLKRIKYRL